ctgcatctccaccactctccccaaagccatggccaatgccctctgggacaccagggacatctcctatgcaggatgtgttgcacaggtctttttctttctcttcttcatctcagcagagtattgcattctcaccatcatgtcctatgaccgctacgttgccatctgcaagcccctgcactacgggaccttgatggacagcaaagcttgtgccaccatggcagcagctgcctggagcACTGGGGTTCTCTATTCCCTTCTGCACACTGCCAATACATTTTCTATATCTTTCTGCCTTAGTAATGttgtggatcagttcttctgtgaagtTGCCCAGATCCTCAGGCTCTCCTGCTCAGAACCAGACTACCTCAGGGAAActggaattatttatttcagtttttgtttagTCTTTGGATGCTTTgtattcattgttgtgtcctatgtgcagatcttcagggccgtgctgaggatgccctctgagcagggacggcacaaagccttctccacgtgcctccctcacctggctgtgGTCTCCCTCTTTGTCAGCACTGTGATGTTTGCCTACCTGAAGCCCCCCTCCATCTCATCTCGATCTCTGGACCTGGTGCTGTCTTTTATATACTCGGTGGTGCCTCCAACACTGAACTCCcctcatctacagcatgaggaaccGGGAGCTTAAGGATGCACTGAGAAATCACAGGATAATCCTCAGCTATATCAGAAAACATTAGGACAGtattttgttaatatttgtCCTTGTTATTATTTCCTAAAACTTGAATTTTGATTAAAGTCTATTCATTATGAGCCTCCTACTTGTTAATTAGTAATTTTGACTCAATCATTTCATGTACCTACAGAAGCAGACTTCCTCTGCAGATAAACTCAATAAACAAGCCAGAAGAAACTCATTTCTTCCAGCACCCAtgtcttcccttctcctctggacctggTGGAGCAAAGTCGTTGTGCAGGATGATTTCAGGGACCAGGAGCCCAGCTGCCCAATGGAGCAGCCGCCCTGGTGTCCCTGGGAAGATGCTCCTCACTGCCTGGTTGGCTCCCACTATCTGTGCCCGTTGAGGCggggctgctgctttgctgtggcCATGGCGATGGGCAGGTGCAGGAGGTGGTCTTTTGAGTGCTGCTCTCTTTCCACTCCCATGCTGTCCTACTGTTCCTCTACACTCCTGGTATCCCTTGGGTCTCATCTGATTTCACAGCAGTCCTCATGTACCTACCAGTGGCATCCCTGTGGTTGCAGACAGGAGCAGAATGCACACCAATGTGTCAGAGCTGGTCTCACTAGCCAGCACCACCGTAACACAAGGGGCTGCTCAGAACAAAGACTGGAGGGCTCTTCCAAGGCTGATATCAGCAATACAGCCAAGGAgttgctctttgcttttggaTTTTCTGGAGTTCTCCACGGACTGAAGAACACAGAGTCCCAGGTGATCTGTAAGTGATCG
The nucleotide sequence above comes from Meleagris gallopavo isolate NT-WF06-2002-E0010 breed Aviagen turkey brand Nicholas breeding stock unplaced genomic scaffold, Turkey_5.1 ChrUn_random_7180001925311, whole genome shotgun sequence. Encoded proteins:
- the LOC116217732 gene encoding LOW QUALITY PROTEIN: olfactory receptor 14A16-like (The sequence of the model RefSeq protein was modified relative to this genomic sequence to represent the inferred CDS: deleted 1 base in 1 codon), whose protein sequence is CISEFLLLALADTRQLQLLHFWLLLGIYLAALLGNGLISTAVACHHRLHSPMYFFLLNLALLDLGCISTTLPKAMANALWDTRDISYAGCVAQVFFFLFFISAEYCILTIMSYDRYVAICKPLHYGTLMDSKACATMAAAAWSTGVLYSLLHTANTFSISFCLSNVVDQFFCEVAQILRLSCSEPDYLRETGIIYFSFCLVFGCFVFIVVSYVQIFRAVLRMPSEQGRHKAFSTCLPHLAVVSLFVSTVMFAYLKPPSISSRSLDLVLSFIYSVVPPTLNPLIYSMRNRELKDALRNHRIILSYIRKH